GATTCCTGGTGCTTGTGGGGCCAACGGTTTGTGCAGTTATGTTATTGGTTCCGGCAGGAAATGTTCCTGCCCTCCAGGATACAAGATGAAAAATCGTACCGATTGGGCTGATGGTTGTGAACTCGAAGTTGATCTCTCTTGCAAGGCAAATGAGTCGGGGTTTCTGCAGTTATCCCAAGTTGACTTTTACTCGTTTTACGGGAATGATTTCGGAAACTTCCTCAATTACACCTTTGATCAATGTAGGGATCTATGTTTGGCAGCTTGTGATTGCAAAGCGTTCGAATACAACTTTAACGAGTATTATGGTTTTTCAAAATGTTATCCTAAGACACGATTGCTAAATGGGTATCGTTCACCAAATTTAACTGGAGACGTCTATTTGAAACTACCGAAAAGCAAAATCTTGTCCCACCCCAATCCTCTAGAagaattcaatttaaattgCTCAAGTGATGGTACACTACAAAGCGGTAAAAACAGCACAGTGAAATTCATGCTCTGGTTTGCTTGTGGAGTGGGTGGACTTGAAatcatctctttctttctgGCGTGGTTTCTTCTCATCAAAGCACCGAAAAGTTTAGGTGTTGACAAGGAAGCCTATGATCGTGCTGCCATTGGATTCAGAAGATTTACATATTCAGAACTAAAAAAGGCCACAAAGAGTTTTAGTGAGGAGATTGGAAGAGGTGCAGGAGGAATTGTCTACAAAGGGGTGTTGTCTGACAATCGAGTTGCTGCAATCAAACGTCTCCATGAAGCCAACCAAGGAGAAGATGAATTTCTAGCCGAAGTAAGCATCATTGGAAGGATTAACCACATGAACCTAATAGAGATGTGGGGGTATTGCGCAGAGGGAAAGCATAGGATTTTGGTGTATGAGTACATGGAGCATGGTTCTTTAGCAAAAAACCTCTCATTCAAGGCACTTGATTGGGAAAAAAGGTTCAAAATTGTTGTGGGTACTGCAAAAGGCCTAGCCTATTTGCATGAGGATTGCTTGGACTGGATTTTACATTGCGATGTAAAACCTCAAAATATACTTTTGGACTCAACTTATCAACCAAAGGTGGCAgattttggcctatcaaaactACAAAATAGAGGTGTCCTTAAAAATTCAAGCTTCTCAAAGATAAGAGGAACACGAGGTTATATGGCTCCGGAGTGGGTTTTCAATCAACCTATCACCTCCAAAGTGGATGTTTATAGTTATGGGATTGTTGTGCTGGAAATGGCGACAGGAAAAGGTCCATCGAGGAGTGTCCATGCAATAGATGATGGTGGGGAGGCAGAGCACCAAAGGCTGGTTACATGGGTGagggaaaaaatgaagaaagcgGCAGCAAATACTTCCTTACTTGAAGAAATCATTGATCCAATGTTGGTAGGTAAATATGACATATTTGAGATGGAAGCTTTAGTTCAGGTTGCTCTACAATGCGTAGAAGAAGACAAAGATGAAAGACCTACCATGAGCCAAGTAGTAGAGATGCTCTTACGCCAAGAAAAGGTCAATGATGTTGTTATATTTGACGAGTGTAGTGAAGAGTGTAGTCTCATGGCCTACTAAATATGATATGTCAATTCACTGCCAAATTTCTCTCCTATAGTCCAATACATTGGGCTGGCGTTGAGCATGCACTTTCATGTGAaacaagtgtgtgtgtgtgtttttttaacttatttaacCTTTTCATTAGCTTGCATCTTCCCTTTAAACTAATGTACCTGCAACAACGTGATTCAATAAAATCTATGACTTAATTCTCTTagattaaaatttcaataataaaataaaattctggTTAAAATATACTATTgatctctaaattttattatattggcaGTTTTAGTCCTTATAAATTAAAGTGATCACTTTTAATCGTTAGCAAACTTAAAATAGTCGCTTTtagttcttaaaaaatttaaagaggtCAGTCTTGGTCtctaacaaattctaagtaatTGCTAGTTGTATTGTGGAATGATAATGTGTCAACTTCTAATTTGACTACGTCATATTAGGGATTAAATGcaattattttaaactttgttaataaaataaagtatagagagagaataatattTTTGTGTCAAGAATTGTGCAAGAAACTACCTTTTTATAGAAGCATATATGAGTAGCACAAGTAAAAGGAGTGTACACAAGTAATTTATGGTACAAGTAATAAGACATTGAGCCTAAGCCCGTTGGGCTAGACAGTAATCTATGCTAACAAACTTCAGGGGCTAGATTCACTAATATGTTAAACTTTGAAGACCAACAATATATTTAATCCTAAATAGTATTACTTagttatgtaattttttttctttattttaggtAAAAAAGGATAATATTATTAAGAAGGGCAGCTAGACCTCATTAAAAAGGAACTCAACATTCATACACTATTCCAACATGGTTCAAATTAAGTAACAAATACACATCAGTCCTCAAAAGGAGGCtcataaagtaaaacaaaatccTGAGCTTAGTGGACATCCTGTCAAGCAAGTGCATCAACACACTTGTTAGCCTTCCTATAATAGTGGAAAATCTAAACTTGAGGAATTTTCCTTAGGACTTTCCTATAATAGTCTTTAAGAAGACCAACAATAATCTTAGCATCTAGCTCAATTTCCCCTGCCAGCAAATTAAGTAATG
This genomic stretch from Castanea sativa cultivar Marrone di Chiusa Pesio chromosome 1, ASM4071231v1 harbors:
- the LOC142622062 gene encoding putative receptor protein kinase ZmPK1; this translates as MGSPVFFLLLSFAFSFPLSSSALIAISQGSSISVEKPDILISPNGDFSAGFYSVGDHAYCFAIWFSNSRTVVWMANRAQPVHGRHSKLSLLKNGNLILTDANKLNVWTTNTVSLSFVQLFLHNTGNLVLCNVNGVILWQSFDFPTDTLLPQQLLTRNTKLVSSRSQSNYSTGFFEFFFDNQNILRLFYNDSKISNTYYWPNPWLSISDAGRISYNNSKTAILNSLGNFSSSDDLTFVSADYGAVLHRRLTLDYDGNIRLYSWEEEGQSWVVSWQAIQKPCEIPGACGANGLCSYVIGSGRKCSCPPGYKMKNRTDWADGCELEVDLSCKANESGFLQLSQVDFYSFYGNDFGNFLNYTFDQCRDLCLAACDCKAFEYNFNEYYGFSKCYPKTRLLNGYRSPNLTGDVYLKLPKSKILSHPNPLEEFNLNCSSDGTLQSGKNSTVKFMLWFACGVGGLEIISFFLAWFLLIKAPKSLGVDKEAYDRAAIGFRRFTYSELKKATKSFSEEIGRGAGGIVYKGVLSDNRVAAIKRLHEANQGEDEFLAEVSIIGRINHMNLIEMWGYCAEGKHRILVYEYMEHGSLAKNLSFKALDWEKRFKIVVGTAKGLAYLHEDCLDWILHCDVKPQNILLDSTYQPKVADFGLSKLQNRGVLKNSSFSKIRGTRGYMAPEWVFNQPITSKVDVYSYGIVVLEMATGKGPSRSVHAIDDGGEAEHQRLVTWVREKMKKAAANTSLLEEIIDPMLVGKYDIFEMEALVQVALQCVEEDKDERPTMSQVVEMLLRQEKVNDVVIFDECSEECSLMAY